The proteins below come from a single Corylus avellana chromosome ca3, CavTom2PMs-1.0 genomic window:
- the LOC132174899 gene encoding uncharacterized protein LOC132174899 isoform X1: MINGEGAPGAASKLASTDPSDSFPQPKSDGGGDADGDAEPGSPSQYSSCGESEFERYCSANSAMGTPSMRSSITTFNDCELESELLGSMRSDSGSEGFSLGGMFDRNREDQRVSGCGNECLSDRNVEFGEGNRVEEEGRLIKSGLELYDTEGHDMSNEMMGLKVESVSGLVAGWDDGSGEEGGYGEGDEEGSIGSREQGESGMLRASDKNLSGREAIGEEHGDGVGVGSSSGFVVEGDDGLNLPSDLQFDGREIEREEEDGTSSRYEHSEGEDSMYNYGTDDECRDRFYVQRKMHYGQEAKEGNENPLLINSSVAFGSEDWDDFVQETEGTTLGSLALDAFQDQREQNPETEGDIQNSNFETSIGISITDQIDQGQVVTGIPVARKQVQDDYKLADDIDSYSLNPTSISNFAEAEIIEDMRDIPEASYHVRGGDELAGYTKSTSVMPTGFSNFHEPEQEDVRNTILTNNQVRAAGEAESSASNAFLMELEQLAEKIPVAMELNIVESGMEREHQFMKTEDDIGVDGSRVLENQDFGKSKEKLDLFGVTTNQLSSHSLVSLKNINVKLFEDHDKMSFPSASENKVRIISNNSPVSADLFEDYPPPIQTENIDIDEFCNEIVHDMEEILLDSGKTSEARFSRDNRMFQSELSLPLRDGGSTASTSGTDDASPLIQHLLMRIDGVEVVGARQKKGDVSFSERLVGVKEHTVYKIRVWSGQDQWEVERRYRDFFALYRQLKTLFADHGWILPSPWSAVEKESRKIFGNASPDVVAERSVLIQECLGSILHFSFLSSPPTALIWFLSPQDSFPSSPMSNTLVPPSTSFAGRADTENISTLGQTISLIVEIQPYKPMKQMLEAQHYNCVGCHKHFDDGKTLVRDFVQTFGWGKPRLCEYTSQLYCSSCHTNETAVLPARVLHHWDFTHYPVSQLAKSYLESIHDQPMLCVSAVNPYLFSKVPALLHVMGVRKKIGTVLPYVRCPFRRTINKGLGSRRYLLESNDFFALRDLIDLSKGPFAALPVMVETVSRKITEHITEQCLICCDVGVPCGARQACNDPSALIFPFQAGEVERCSSCESLFHKPCFRKLTNCPCGAHLRVEESESYRASGEVSRALDLLGKRSDSGLSVGLFTGLFARAKPEKTREHKDSDNVILMGSLPSTSL; this comes from the exons ATGATCAATGGGGAGGGGGCTCCTGGGGCAGCCTCCAAACTCGCCTCTACGGACCCGTCCGATTCGTTCCCGCAACCCAAATCGGACGGTGGGGGTGATGCCGATGGCGATGCGGAGCCCGGATCGCCGTCGCAGTACTCGTCGTGCGGAGAGTCAGAGTTCGAGCGCTACTGCAGCGCGAACTCGGCGATGGGCACGCCGAGTATGCGTAGCTCGATCACGACGTTTAACGATTGCGAACTTGAGTCTGAGTTGTTAGGGTCTATGAGGAGTGATAGTGGTTCGGAAGGTTTTAGTTTGGGAGGGATGTTTGATAGGAATCGAGAGGACCAGAGGGTTTCGGGTTGCGGTAACGAGTGTTTAAGCGATAGAAATGTTGAATTTGGAGAAGGGAATAGGGTAGAGGAAGAAGGGAGGTTGATAAAGAGTGGGTTGGAATTGTATGATACTGAGGGACATGATATGTCAAATGAAATGATGGGTTTGAAGGTTGAAAGTGTGTCGGGATTAGTTGCAGGGTGGGATGATGGTTCAGGTGAAGAAGGTGGATATGGTGAAGGTGATGAAGAAGGTTCTATAGGGTCAAGAGAACAAGGCGAGTCGGGAATGTTGCGAGCTAGTGATAAGAATTTGTCTGGTAGAGAGGCCATTGGTGAGGAACATGGGGATGGGGTTGGAGTAGGTTCATCATCTGGGTTTGTTGTTGAAGGGGATGACGGGTTGAATTTGCCATCTGATTTGCAGTTTGATGGAAGGGAGATAGAGAGGGAAGAGGAGGATGGGACGTCATCGAGATATGAGCATTCGGAGGGTGAAGATTCAATGTATAATTATGGTACAGACGATGAGTGTAGGGATCGTTTTTATGTTCAAAGAAAGATGCATTATGGTCAGGAAGCAAAAGAGGGGAATGAAAATCCGTTGCTTATTAACTCATCTGTGGCATTTGGTTCAGAAGACTGGGATGACTTTGTGCAAGAAACAGAGGGAACTACCCTGGGTTCTCTGGCCTTGGATGCATTCCAGGATCAGAGGGAACAGAATCCTGAAACTGAGGGAGACATTcagaattcaaattttgagaccTCCATTGGGATTTCAATTACTGATCAAATAGACCAAGGACAAGTTGTGACAGGCATACCTGTGGCTAGGAAACAAGTTCAAGATGATTATAAATTGGCTGATGATATTGATAGCTATTCTCTGAACCCAACTAGTATTTCAAATTTTGCTGAAGCAGAGATAATAGAAGATATGAGAGACATTCCTGAAGCCAGTTATCATGTTCGAGGTGGCGATGAACTGGCTGGATATACCAAAAGTACTTCCGTGATGCCAACTGGTTTTTCTAATTTCCATGAACCAGAGCAAGAAGATGTCAGAAACACTATTCTTACCAACAATCAAGTTCGAGCTGCTGGTGAAGCAGAAAGTTCTGCTAGTAATGCCTTCCTAATGGAGCTGGAACAACTTGCAGAAAAAATACCTGTGGCGATGGAATTGAACATTGTGGAGAGTGGCATGGAAAGGGAGCATCAATTTATGAAAACTGAAGACGATATTGGTGTTGATGGCAGTCGAGTTTTAGAAAATCAAGATTTCGGTAAATCGAAAGAAAAGCTGGACCTTTTTGGTGTTACAACAAATCAACTTTCTTCCCATTCACTTGTATCTCTCAAAAACATAAACGTCAAATTATTTGAAGACCATGATAAAATGTCATTCCCATCAGCTTCTGAAAATAAGGTGAGGATAATTTCAAATAATTCTCCTGTTTCAGCAGATCTCTTTGAAGACTATCCTCCGCCAATTCAG ACAGAAAATATTGATATAGATGAATTCTGCAATGAGATTGTACATGACATGGAAGAAATTTTACTTGACTCTGGCAAGACTTCTGAAGCTAGGTTCTCTCGGGATAATAGGATGTTTCAGTCAGAGCTGTCTCTGCCTTTGAGAGATGGTGGGTCGACTGCTTCTACTTCTGGTACAGATGATGCTTCCCCACTCATTCAGCACCTACTGATGAGAATTGATGGGGTTGAAGTGGTTGGTGCGAGACAGAAGAAGGGGGATGTCTCTTTTAGTGAAAGACTGGTTGGAGTGAAGGAACACACTGTGTATAAAATAAGAGTGTGGAGCGGCCAGGACCAATGGGAGGTTGAACGACGATATCGTGATTTTTTTGCTCTATATCGTCAGTTGAAAACATTATTTGCTGATCACGGCTGGATTCTACCTTCTCCCTGGTCCGCTGTAGAAAAGGAATCCAGAAAGATATTTGGGAATGCATCTCCTGATGTTGTTGCAGAGAGAAGTGTTCTTATTCAAGAGTGTTTAGGTTCAATTCTCCATTTCAGTTTTTTATCCAGTCCCCCAACTGCATTGATTTGGTTTTTGTCCCCTCAAGATTCGTTTCCCAGTTCTCCTATGTCAAATACACTGGTGCCCCCGTCTACCTCTTTTGCTGGAAGGGCAGATACAGAAAATATTTCCACTTTAGGGCAGACTATATCACTTATTGTTGAAATCCAGCCTTACAAACCAATGAAACAGATGCTAGAAGCTCAACATTATAACTGTGTTGGATGCCACAAACATTTTGATGATGGAAAGACACTGGTGAGAGACTTTGTACAGACATTTGGTTGGGGTAAGCCTCGACTTTGTGAATACACTTCTCAATTATATTGCTCTTCGTGCCATACAAATGAGACTGCAGTCTTACCAGCAAGAGTTTTGCATCATTGGGATTTTACTCACTATCCAGTTTCTCAGCTGGCTAAATCGTATCTGGAATCCATTCATGACCAG CCCATGCTTTGTGTTAGTGCGGTTAATCCTTACCTATTCTCAAAGGTCCCAGCCCTGCTTCATGTTATGggtgtcaggaaaaaaataGGAACCGTGCTTCCATATGTTCGCTGTCCATTTCGTAGGACCATCAACAAAGGACTTGGGTCTCGAAGATATCTTCTTGAAAGCAATGATTTTTTTGCACTTAGAGACCTTATTGATCTTTCCAAAGGGCCCTTTGCAG CACTACCTGTCATGGTGGAAACTGTCTCAAGGAAAATCACGGAGCATATTACAGAGCAATGCCTCATATGCTGTGATGTGGGAGTACCCTGCGGTGCTCGACAAGCTTGTAATGACCCTTCTGccctcatttttccttttcag GCAGGTGAGGTTGAAAGGTGTTCATCTTGTGAATCGTTATTCCATAAGCCTTGCTTCAGAAAGCTCACAAACTGCCCTTGTGGGGCACACCTCAGGGTGGAAGAGAGTGAAAGCTACAGGGCTAGTGGTGAGGTTAGTAGAGCTTTGGACTTGTTGGGTAAGAGATCCGACTCTGGGTTGTCTGTGGGATTGTTCACTGGATTGTTTGCAAGGGCAAAACCGGAAAAGACTAGGGAGCATAAAGACAGTGACAATGTCATCTTAATGGGTTCCTTGCCAAGCACTTCTCTATGA
- the LOC132174899 gene encoding uncharacterized protein LOC132174899 isoform X2, protein MINGEGAPGAASKLASTDPSDSFPQPKSDGGGDADGDAEPGSPSQYSSCGESEFERYCSANSAMGTPSMRSSITTFNDCELESELLGSMRSDSGSEGFSLGGMFDRNREDQRVSGCGNECLSDRNVEFGEGNRVEEEGRLIKSGLELYDTEGHDMSNEMMGLKVESVSGLVAGWDDGSGEEGGYGEGDEEGSIGSREQGESGMLRASDKNLSGREAIGEEHGDGVGVGSSSGFVVEGDDGLNLPSDLQFDGREIEREEEDGTSSRYEHSEGEDSMYNYGTDDECRDRFYVQRKMHYGQEAKEGNENPLLINSSVAFGSEDWDDFVQETEGTTLGSLALDAFQDQREQNPETEGDIQNSNFETSIGISITDQIDQGQVVTGIPVARKQVQDDYKLADDIDSYSLNPTSISNFAEAEIIEDMRDIPEASYHVRGGDELAGYTKSTSVMPTGFSNFHEPEQEDVRNTILTNNQVRAAGEAESSASNAFLMELEQLAEKIPVAMELNIVESGMEREHQFMKTEDDIGVDGSRVLENQDFGKSKEKLDLFGVTTNQLSSHSLVSLKNINVKLFEDHDKMSFPSASENKVRIISNNSPVSADLFEDYPPPIQTENIDIDEFCNEIVHDMEEILLDSGKTSEARFSRDNRMFQSELSLPLRDGGSTASTSGTDDASPLIQHLLMRIDGVEVVGARQKKGDVSFSERLVGVKEHTVYKIRVWSGQDQWEVERRYRDFFALYRQLKTLFADHGWILPSPWSAVEKESRKIFGNASPDVVAERSVLIQECLGSILHFSFLSSPPTALIWFLSPQDSFPSSPMSNTLVPPSTSFAGRADTENISTLGQTISLIVEIQPYKPMKQMLEAQHYNCVGCHKHFDDGKTLVRDFVQTFGWGKPRLCEYTSQLYCSSCHTNETAVLPARVLHHWDFTHYPVSQLAKSYLESIHDQEKNRNRASICSLSIS, encoded by the exons ATGATCAATGGGGAGGGGGCTCCTGGGGCAGCCTCCAAACTCGCCTCTACGGACCCGTCCGATTCGTTCCCGCAACCCAAATCGGACGGTGGGGGTGATGCCGATGGCGATGCGGAGCCCGGATCGCCGTCGCAGTACTCGTCGTGCGGAGAGTCAGAGTTCGAGCGCTACTGCAGCGCGAACTCGGCGATGGGCACGCCGAGTATGCGTAGCTCGATCACGACGTTTAACGATTGCGAACTTGAGTCTGAGTTGTTAGGGTCTATGAGGAGTGATAGTGGTTCGGAAGGTTTTAGTTTGGGAGGGATGTTTGATAGGAATCGAGAGGACCAGAGGGTTTCGGGTTGCGGTAACGAGTGTTTAAGCGATAGAAATGTTGAATTTGGAGAAGGGAATAGGGTAGAGGAAGAAGGGAGGTTGATAAAGAGTGGGTTGGAATTGTATGATACTGAGGGACATGATATGTCAAATGAAATGATGGGTTTGAAGGTTGAAAGTGTGTCGGGATTAGTTGCAGGGTGGGATGATGGTTCAGGTGAAGAAGGTGGATATGGTGAAGGTGATGAAGAAGGTTCTATAGGGTCAAGAGAACAAGGCGAGTCGGGAATGTTGCGAGCTAGTGATAAGAATTTGTCTGGTAGAGAGGCCATTGGTGAGGAACATGGGGATGGGGTTGGAGTAGGTTCATCATCTGGGTTTGTTGTTGAAGGGGATGACGGGTTGAATTTGCCATCTGATTTGCAGTTTGATGGAAGGGAGATAGAGAGGGAAGAGGAGGATGGGACGTCATCGAGATATGAGCATTCGGAGGGTGAAGATTCAATGTATAATTATGGTACAGACGATGAGTGTAGGGATCGTTTTTATGTTCAAAGAAAGATGCATTATGGTCAGGAAGCAAAAGAGGGGAATGAAAATCCGTTGCTTATTAACTCATCTGTGGCATTTGGTTCAGAAGACTGGGATGACTTTGTGCAAGAAACAGAGGGAACTACCCTGGGTTCTCTGGCCTTGGATGCATTCCAGGATCAGAGGGAACAGAATCCTGAAACTGAGGGAGACATTcagaattcaaattttgagaccTCCATTGGGATTTCAATTACTGATCAAATAGACCAAGGACAAGTTGTGACAGGCATACCTGTGGCTAGGAAACAAGTTCAAGATGATTATAAATTGGCTGATGATATTGATAGCTATTCTCTGAACCCAACTAGTATTTCAAATTTTGCTGAAGCAGAGATAATAGAAGATATGAGAGACATTCCTGAAGCCAGTTATCATGTTCGAGGTGGCGATGAACTGGCTGGATATACCAAAAGTACTTCCGTGATGCCAACTGGTTTTTCTAATTTCCATGAACCAGAGCAAGAAGATGTCAGAAACACTATTCTTACCAACAATCAAGTTCGAGCTGCTGGTGAAGCAGAAAGTTCTGCTAGTAATGCCTTCCTAATGGAGCTGGAACAACTTGCAGAAAAAATACCTGTGGCGATGGAATTGAACATTGTGGAGAGTGGCATGGAAAGGGAGCATCAATTTATGAAAACTGAAGACGATATTGGTGTTGATGGCAGTCGAGTTTTAGAAAATCAAGATTTCGGTAAATCGAAAGAAAAGCTGGACCTTTTTGGTGTTACAACAAATCAACTTTCTTCCCATTCACTTGTATCTCTCAAAAACATAAACGTCAAATTATTTGAAGACCATGATAAAATGTCATTCCCATCAGCTTCTGAAAATAAGGTGAGGATAATTTCAAATAATTCTCCTGTTTCAGCAGATCTCTTTGAAGACTATCCTCCGCCAATTCAG ACAGAAAATATTGATATAGATGAATTCTGCAATGAGATTGTACATGACATGGAAGAAATTTTACTTGACTCTGGCAAGACTTCTGAAGCTAGGTTCTCTCGGGATAATAGGATGTTTCAGTCAGAGCTGTCTCTGCCTTTGAGAGATGGTGGGTCGACTGCTTCTACTTCTGGTACAGATGATGCTTCCCCACTCATTCAGCACCTACTGATGAGAATTGATGGGGTTGAAGTGGTTGGTGCGAGACAGAAGAAGGGGGATGTCTCTTTTAGTGAAAGACTGGTTGGAGTGAAGGAACACACTGTGTATAAAATAAGAGTGTGGAGCGGCCAGGACCAATGGGAGGTTGAACGACGATATCGTGATTTTTTTGCTCTATATCGTCAGTTGAAAACATTATTTGCTGATCACGGCTGGATTCTACCTTCTCCCTGGTCCGCTGTAGAAAAGGAATCCAGAAAGATATTTGGGAATGCATCTCCTGATGTTGTTGCAGAGAGAAGTGTTCTTATTCAAGAGTGTTTAGGTTCAATTCTCCATTTCAGTTTTTTATCCAGTCCCCCAACTGCATTGATTTGGTTTTTGTCCCCTCAAGATTCGTTTCCCAGTTCTCCTATGTCAAATACACTGGTGCCCCCGTCTACCTCTTTTGCTGGAAGGGCAGATACAGAAAATATTTCCACTTTAGGGCAGACTATATCACTTATTGTTGAAATCCAGCCTTACAAACCAATGAAACAGATGCTAGAAGCTCAACATTATAACTGTGTTGGATGCCACAAACATTTTGATGATGGAAAGACACTGGTGAGAGACTTTGTACAGACATTTGGTTGGGGTAAGCCTCGACTTTGTGAATACACTTCTCAATTATATTGCTCTTCGTGCCATACAAATGAGACTGCAGTCTTACCAGCAAGAGTTTTGCATCATTGGGATTTTACTCACTATCCAGTTTCTCAGCTGGCTAAATCGTATCTGGAATCCATTCATGACCAG gaaaaaaataGGAACCGTGCTTCCATATGTTCGCTGTCCATTTCGTAG
- the LOC132176538 gene encoding M phase phosphoprotein 10-like, producing MTMETTSEESGLESLQRLRATDPPVWLAPSPSLSQIARTASEHLFASLRPFTPKTPFDKLLTQGFDAEQIWQQIDIQAHPLLSTIRREVKQFEKNPGEISKLKKVLEVEKKESNGGRSVVEEESDDFDEEFDGFDEELDEEDEEGEGESEGGEEDEEGGGGGIEDGFLKIKELEEFLEEDEAREYGLKKKDKKEEKKVYGLGLDEDEDEDEDEDEDDEDEDEDDDEDEDNELGVFAHGDDEDADKLASYGDFFGAKKKKAAKQKSKLKDGSEESDMDDEQEDDEAFENKQETVSTHEKELENLRSKIEQMEKANLDPKAWTMQGEVTAARRPLNSALEVDLDFEHNARPAPVITEEVTATLEDLIKKRILEGQFDDVQKAPALPSKAPREVKELDENKSKKSLAEIYEEEYVQKTNLASASLTLKDKQKQEASMLFKKLSLKLDALSHFHFAPKPVIEDMSIEVNVPALAMEEIAPVAVSDAAMLAPEEVFSGKGDIKEEAELTQAERKRRRAKKKRKFKAEAARQTAKKPRDNPSLNHDYDKEGNEILHTSKKLQGAP from the exons ATGACGATGGAGACCACAAGCGAAGAGTCCGGGCTCGAATCCCTACAGCGCCTGAGGGCCACGGACCCGCCGGTGTGGTTGGCGCCAAGCCCCTCGCTCTCCCAAATAGCTCGAACCGCCTCGGAGCACCTCTTCGCCTCGCTCAGGCCATTCACGCCAAAAACGCCCTTCGACAAGCTCTTGACCCAGGGGTTCGACGCCGAGCAGATATGGCAGCAAATCGACATCCAAGCGCATCCCCTTCTGTCAACTATCCGCCGCGAGGTGAAGCAGTTCGAGAAGAACCCAGGAGAGATCTCGAAGCTCAAGAAGGTTTTAGAGGTTGAGAAGAAGGAATCAAATGGTGGGAGGAGTGTTGTGGAAGAGGAAAGTGACGATTTTGATGAGGAATTTGATGGGTTTGATGAAGAATTGGATGAGGAGGACgaagagggggagggagagagtgaggGTGGAGAGGAGGACGAGGAAGGTGGAGGTGGTGGGATTGAAGatgggtttttgaagataaaGGAATTGGAGGAGTTTTTAGAGGAGGATGAAGCTAGGGAATATGGGTTAAAGAAGAAGGACAAGAAAGAGGAGAAGAAAGTTTATGGGTTGGGTctggatgaagatgaagatgaagatgaagatgaagatgaagatgatgaagacgAAGACGAAGACGacgatgaagatgaagataatgAG CTTGGAGTTTTTGCGCatggtgatgatgaagatgcgGACAAGTTGGCGAG TTATGGAGATTTTTTTGGTGCTAAGAAGAAAAAGGCtgccaaacaaaaatcaaaattgaaagaTGGGTCAGAAGAGTCAGACATGGATGATGAACAAGAAGATGATGAGGCATTTGAAAATAAG cAAGAGACTGTTTCCACCCATGAAAAAGAACTTGAGAATCTTCGATCTAAAATAGAGCAGATGGAAAAAGCAAACCTGGATCCAAAAGCCTGGACCATGCAGGGAGAG GTAACTGCTGCAAGAAGGCCATTGAACAGTGCATTAGAAGTTGATCTTGATTTTGAGCACAACGCAAGACCTGCCCCTGTAATAACTGAGGAGGTTACAGCAACACTTGAAGATTTGATAAAGAAAAGGATCCTTGAG GGGCAGTTTGATGATGTTCAAAAGGCTCCTGCGTTGCCCTCTAAAGCACCGAGAGAAGTTAAAGAGTTG GATGAGAATAAGAGCAAGAAGAGTCTTGCTGAAATCTATGAG GAAGAATATGTTCAGAAGACAAATCTGGCGTCTGCCTCCTTgacattaaaggataaacagAAACAAGAG GCAAGCATGTTGTTCAAGAAACTTAGCTTAAAGCTGGATGCTCTTTCTCATTTCCACTTCGCACCCAAACCT GTTATAGAGGACATGTCTATAGAAGTAAATGTCCCTGCTCTAGCAATGGAAGAG ATTGCACCTGTGGCAGTCTCGGATGCCGCTATGCTGGCTCCTGAGGAAGTGTTTAGCGGCAAAGGTGACATTAAAGAAGAAGCTGAACTTACACAGgcagagagaaagaggagaagagctaaaaagaaaaggaaatttaaAG CTGAGGCAGCTAGACAAACTGCAAAGAAGCCACGAGACAACCCATCCCTAAACCATGATTATG ACAAAGAAGGAAATGAGATCTTGCATACGAGTAAAAAGTTGCAAGGGGCTCCTTAG